A single Lolium perenne isolate Kyuss_39 chromosome 6, Kyuss_2.0, whole genome shotgun sequence DNA region contains:
- the LOC127306224 gene encoding uncharacterized protein, whose product MDCVGLRPGFSRVEKAVVLYWDRSERAHAVEFVRDVLRRGSVGAGADYDGETSDGQCGVQIPPSPRNPIPLSPKHAKFMTSLAQILSLGFVARNRIPAPSVPQRRALPGIPRHGLPAGHLFYIDWEEILRLIGQLQTTFHLWEQVASITGEDVQGGRAGKENFSCIKRSITLST is encoded by the exons ATGGACTGCGTTGGCCTGCGCCCTGGGTTCAGCCGCGTCGAGAAGGCCGTCGTGCTCTACTGGGACCGCAGCGAGAGGGCGCATGCTGTCGAGTTCGTTAGGGACGTGCTCAGGAGGGGCAGTGTCGGCGCGGGAGCGGACTACGACGGCGAGACTAGCGATGGCCAGTGCGGAGTTCAAATTCCACCGTCACCACGCAATCCAATTCCCCTCTCCCCAAAACATGCCAAGTTCATGACATCCCTCGCCCAAATATTATCACTAGGGTTCGTGGCCAGGAATCGAATTCCAGCACCCAGCGTTCCGCAGCGCAGGGCCCTCCCAGGGATTCCTCGGCATGGGCTCCCCGCAGGACACCTGTTCTACATCGACTGGGAGGAGATCCTCCGCTTG ATTGGTCAGCTGCAGACTACGTTCCACTTATGGGAGCAAGTTGCATCAATCACCGGAGAAGATGTTCAAG GTGGACGAgcaggaaaagaaaatttcagttgCATCAAGAGATCCATCACGTTATCGACTTGA